A segment of the Thermus thermamylovorans genome:
GAACCAGGCGAGGAGGAGGGCCAGGGCTAGGGCCATGCCACCTCCCGGCAGCTCAGGGTGCGGGGCCCGGGGGCCAGGTAGACCCACTCCTCCCAGGCGGCGAAGGCCTCCGCCTCGGCCAGGGGCCTGGCCCCCTCGAGGCCCACCAGGTAGACCCGGCCCCCCTCCAGGAGGGCCACCACCCCGCAGGCGGAGGCCTGGGCCTGCCGCACCGCCCCCGGGAGGGGAAGCCGCCACCCCTCGGGGTGGAAGAGGGCCTCCTCCCCCAGGGCCACCACCCCTCCCCCCCAGGCCACCACCTGGCGGAAGGCCCCGGGGCGGAGGAGGTCCCGGTCCCGGTAGAGCCCCCCCGCCCCCACCCAGAGGAGCCCCTCCCCGGTGAGGGCCGCGTCCCGGGCGGGGTAGGGGAGGACCTCCCCCTCGGCCCACACCCCCTCCCCCAGGCCCACCACCGGCCGGGGAGCGGCCCTCAGGAAGCGGGGCACCCCGGGGAGGGGGAGGCTTTCCAGGCGGCCTTCCCGGAAGACCAGGAGCTGGAAGGGGTAGGCGGCGTAGAGGGCCTCCCCGTCCGCGTCCAGGAGGAGGGGGGTGCCGGGAAGGGCCACCTGGAAGCGGCCCGTCACCAGCCCCCCCTGGGCGAAGCCCCCGGGGTAGGGGAGGAGGGGGGCCTCCCCCCCCAGGGGGGCGCAGGCGAAGAGGAGGGGGAGGAGGAGGATCAGGCGTCCCATAGCTCCAGGATTCGCTCCAGCCCCAGGGCCCGGGAGGCCTTCAGGTAGACCAGGTCCCCGGGGGCCACCCGCGCCTTCAGCCAGCGGAGGGCCTCCTCCAGGCTTCCCGCCGCCTCCCCCCCCAGGGCGGCCTGGGCCTCGGCGTGGGGCCCCAGGTAGAGGGGCCTGAGGCCCAGCCGGGCCGCCGCCTCCGCCACCCGCAGGTGGAGCCTTGGCGCCTCCTCCCCCAGCTCCCGCATCTCCCCCAGGACGGCCCACTTCCGCCCGGGCTGGGCGGCCAGCCACCGCAGCCCGGCCTCCACCGAGAGGGGGTTGGCGTTGTAGGCGTCGTTCAGGAAGACCACCCCGCCCCTCTCCTGCCGCTCCATCCGCCCCGGGGGGAGGGTGAGGGCGGCCAGGCGCTCCGCCACCTCCTTGAGGTCCTTCCCCAAAACCTCCCCCACCGCCAGGGCCGCCAGGGCCCCCAGGGCGGGGCCCAGGCCGGGGTAGGGTACCCGTACCGGGAGGCCCCGGTAGCGGAAGCGGCTCCCCTCGGGGAGGAGCTCCAGGCCCTCCCCGGGAAAGGTGGCCTCCCCGAAGCCGTAGGTGAGGAAACTCCCGTGGCCGAAGGCCCGGAGGACCTCCTGGGCCTGCAGGCTCACCAGGGCCTCCGGCGCCTGGAGGAGCCCCGCCTCCTCCCGCACCACCCCCTCGAGGTCCCCAAAGGCCAGGAGGTGCTCCTCCCCCAAGGCGGTGAGGACCGCCAGGTGGGGCCGGGCCAGGGCCATGAGCTCGGCCATCTCCCCCACCCGGTCCACCCCCAGCTCCACCACCGTCCCCGGGGCCCTGGGGTCCAGGCCCAGGAAGTGGCGGGCCAGGGGGGGGGCGGTGTTCTGGTTGCCGGGCGGGGCAGGGAAGCCCAGGGCCTGGGCGAGGGCCTCCTTGGTGGTGGTCTTGCCTGTACTCCCCCCCACGGCCACCACCGGCCCGGGGAAGAGGTCCCTGAGGGCCCGGCCCAGGCGGAGGAGGGCCCGGTAGGGGTTGGCCACCTCCACCGTGGCCCACCCCGGCCGGTCGCTGAGGAGCAGGTGGGCCCCCCGCTCCAGGGCCTCCCCTGCGAAAGCCCGGCCGTGGACCCTCGCCCCGGGCAGGGCCACGAAGAGGCCTCCCGGCGCCACCTGGCGGCTGTCCCAGTGGAGGTCCCGCACCGGGCGCCCCCCGGGGTGGAGCCTCCCCCCGGTGGCCGCGGCCACCCACTCCGGCGTCACTTCCCTAACATGCGCAACATGCACAACCCACTCACCGCCCTTCAGCATAGGGGGGCACCCCCCGGTAGGCCAAGAGCCCCGCGGCCACCTCCCGGAAGATGGGGGCGGCCACCAGGCTGCCGTAGACCTCCCCCTTGGGGTGGTGGACGGCCACCGCCACGGTGTAGAGGGGCCGGTCCCCGGGGACGAAGCCCGCGAACCAGGCGGTGAAGACCTCCCGGGAGTAGCGCCCCTCCACCACCACCTGGGCCGTGCCCGTCTTGCCCGCCAGGGGGTAGCCGGGAAGGCGGGCCCGGGGGGCCAGGGTCTCCTCCAGGGCCCGGCGCACCGCCGCCGCCGTGGCCTGGGAGAAGACCCGCACCTCCCGGGCCTCTTGGTCGGCGAGAAGCCGGGGGGGACGGTACACCCCGTCCGCCAGGGCGGCGAAGGCCGCCGCCAGGTGCAGGGGGGTGACCAGGAAGCCCTGGCCGAAGGTGTGGTTGGCGTAGGCCGCCCGGCTCCACTCCCTGGGGGGGCGGACCACCGCCGGGGCCACCCGCACCCCGGGGAGGGGGCTGCCGGCGGTGAGGCCCAGGCGCTCCAGGTAGCCGTAGAAAGCCTCCTTGGGCAGCCTCTCGGCCAGCAGGCTGATGCCCACGTTGGAGGAGTGGCCCAGCACCTCGGTGAGGGTAAGGACCGGGGGGTGGGGCAGGGGGTCGCGGATGGTCCAGCCCTCCACCACCCGGAAGGGGGGAGCCTCCACCCGGGTGGCGAGGGTGGCCAGGCCCTCCTCCAGGAGCATGGCGGCGGTGAGGGCCTTGACCGTGGAGCCCGGCTCCAGGGGCACCAGGAAGGCGTGGTTGCGCCAGGCGATGTCCTTCTCCGGGTCCCCGCGGGGGGCCAGGGGGTCGAAGGGGGGCCCGTTGGCCACCGCCACCAGCCTGCCCTCCGGGTCCAGGACCACCAGGGAGGCGAAGGCCCCCCGGCTTCGGGCCAGGCCCGCCCAGAGGGCCCGCTCCGCCATGGCCTGCACCCAGGGGTCCAGGGTGAGGGTGAAGGAGCGCCCCTCGCTCAGGGCGGCGTTCAGGTCCCGCTCCAGCCCCTCCAGGCCCCGGCCCGTGGCCCGCTCCCCGAAGCCCAAAAGCTGGCTCATGCTCTTTCCCAAGGGGTAGTGGCGGCCTCCCCGGAGGCTTACGGCCAGGGGGGTGCCGTCCTGGGCGTAAAAGGCCCCCCGGGGCGGGGCGGGGGGCGGGGGTGGGGGAGGGAGCCGGGGAGGGTGGGCCACCAGGGCGTGGACCCCCAGGGCGAAGAGCACCGTCCAGAGGGCGAAGCCCAGGAGGACCAGGGGCACCCGGCTCGCCCCCGCGGTCACCGGACCCACCTCCCCCGGCTCATGGGCACGAAGCCCTCCCGCTCGGCCCACTCCAGGACCCGGTGGGGCCGGGTGGCCTCCCACCCCTCCCGGAGGAGGGCCTCCTCCTGGGCCTCCAAGGCGGCCAGCCGCTCCTTCAGGGCCTGCAGGCGGGCCCGCTCCATCTGGTTGCCGTGGCCCAGGGCGAAGACCAGGAGAAGGGCCAGGAGGTAGAGGAGGCCGAAGCGCCACACCGTCCTCATGCCCCCTCCTTCGCCGCCGCCCGCAGCTTGGCGCTGCGGGCCCTGGGGTTCCTCGCCACCTCCTCGGGGCCCGGGGTGAGGGGCCTGGGGGTGAGGACCTTGAGGCCGCTTTCCCGGAGGAAGCGCTTCACCAGGCGGTCCTCCAGGGAGTGAAAGGCGATGACCACGAGCCGCCCTCCGGGAGCCAGGGCCTCCTGGGCCTGCTCCAGGAACTCGGCCAGGGCCCCGAGCTCGTCGTTCACGTAGAGGCGCAGGGCCTGGAAGGTCTTGCGGGCGGGATGGCCTGCCCGGCGGAAGCCCACCGCCCGGCGCACGATCTCCGCCAGCTGGGTGGTGGTGCGGATGGGGGCCTTTTCCCGGGCGGCCACGATGGCCCTGGCGATGCGCTGGGCCTCCCGCTCCTCCCCCAGGTCCCGCAGGATGCGGCGGAGCTCCTCCAGGGGGAGCCGGTTCACCACCTCCGCCGCGGTGGGGCCCTCCTCCCCCAGGCGCATGTCCAGGGGGCCTTCCCTCTGGTAGCTGAAGCCCCGGCGGGGGTCTTCCAGCTGGAGGCTGGAGACCCCGAGGTCCGCCAGGACCCCCGCCACCTGCGCCACCCCCGCCTCCCGCAGCACCTCCCCAAGGTGGCGGAAGTTGGCCTGGTAGACCCTGAGGCCGGGCAGGCCCAGGGCCCGGGCCCTCTTGACCGCCTCCGGGTCCCGGTCCAGGCCGATCACCAGCCCACCCCGCTCCAGGATCCCCCGGGCGTGGCCCGCCCCGCCCAGGGTGGCGTCCACGTACACCTCCCCGGGCCGGACCTGGAGGAGGTCCAAAGCCTCCCGGTAGAGGACGGGTACGTGCTGGGCGACGGGCTCCATAGGGCTATCCGATCAGTCCCCTCAGGGCCTCGGGGGCGGGGGGGCTTTGCATGATGGCCTCGATGGCCTTCCACCAGCGCTCCTGGCTCCAGATCTCCAGCCTCCCCGGGGCCCCGGCGATGACCACCTCGCTCCCCTCCTCCAGGCCCGCGAACTGGCGCAGGGGGGGTGGGATGAGGACCCGGGAGGCGTTGTCCATGCGGGTCTTGTGGGCCCCGGAGTAGAAGAAGCGCACGAAGGCCCGGGCCTCGGCGTCGGTGAGGGGGAGGTTCACCAGCTGCTCCTCGATCTTGCGCCAGCGGTCCGAGGGGAAGACGTAAAGGCAGCCCTCCATCCCCCGG
Coding sequences within it:
- the rsmH gene encoding 16S rRNA (cytosine(1402)-N(4))-methyltransferase RsmH translates to MEPVAQHVPVLYREALDLLQVRPGEVYVDATLGGAGHARGILERGGLVIGLDRDPEAVKRARALGLPGLRVYQANFRHLGEVLREAGVAQVAGVLADLGVSSLQLEDPRRGFSYQREGPLDMRLGEEGPTAAEVVNRLPLEELRRILRDLGEEREAQRIARAIVAAREKAPIRTTTQLAEIVRRAVGFRRAGHPARKTFQALRLYVNDELGALAEFLEQAQEALAPGGRLVVIAFHSLEDRLVKRFLRESGLKVLTPRPLTPGPEEVARNPRARSAKLRAAAKEGA
- a CDS encoding UDP-N-acetylmuramoyl-tripeptide--D-alanyl-D-alanine ligase → MLKGGEWVVHVAHVREVTPEWVAAATGGRLHPGGRPVRDLHWDSRQVAPGGLFVALPGARVHGRAFAGEALERGAHLLLSDRPGWATVEVANPYRALLRLGRALRDLFPGPVVAVGGSTGKTTTKEALAQALGFPAPPGNQNTAPPLARHFLGLDPRAPGTVVELGVDRVGEMAELMALARPHLAVLTALGEEHLLAFGDLEGVVREEAGLLQAPEALVSLQAQEVLRAFGHGSFLTYGFGEATFPGEGLELLPEGSRFRYRGLPVRVPYPGLGPALGALAALAVGEVLGKDLKEVAERLAALTLPPGRMERQERGGVVFLNDAYNANPLSVEAGLRWLAAQPGRKWAVLGEMRELGEEAPRLHLRVAEAAARLGLRPLYLGPHAEAQAALGGEAAGSLEEALRWLKARVAPGDLVYLKASRALGLERILELWDA
- the mraZ gene encoding division/cell wall cluster transcriptional repressor MraZ, with the translated sequence MPFGEYQYSLDDKGRVVVPAPFRDFLEDGLVLTRGMEGCLYVFPSDRWRKIEEQLVNLPLTDAEARAFVRFFYSGAHKTRMDNASRVLIPPPLRQFAGLEEGSEVVIAGAPGRLEIWSQERWWKAIEAIMQSPPAPEALRGLIG
- a CDS encoding peptidoglycan D,D-transpeptidase FtsI family protein, translating into MTAGASRVPLVLLGFALWTVLFALGVHALVAHPPRLPPPPPPPAPPRGAFYAQDGTPLAVSLRGGRHYPLGKSMSQLLGFGERATGRGLEGLERDLNAALSEGRSFTLTLDPWVQAMAERALWAGLARSRGAFASLVVLDPEGRLVAVANGPPFDPLAPRGDPEKDIAWRNHAFLVPLEPGSTVKALTAAMLLEEGLATLATRVEAPPFRVVEGWTIRDPLPHPPVLTLTEVLGHSSNVGISLLAERLPKEAFYGYLERLGLTAGSPLPGVRVAPAVVRPPREWSRAAYANHTFGQGFLVTPLHLAAAFAALADGVYRPPRLLADQEAREVRVFSQATAAAVRRALEETLAPRARLPGYPLAGKTGTAQVVVEGRYSREVFTAWFAGFVPGDRPLYTVAVAVHHPKGEVYGSLVAAPIFREVAAGLLAYRGVPPYAEGR